One stretch of Equus przewalskii isolate Varuska chromosome 9, EquPr2, whole genome shotgun sequence DNA includes these proteins:
- the LOC103553601 gene encoding zinc finger protein 850-like — MGEKPFRSSVDRASFVKSCRFHMSGNTFPWGEVGEDFLTSFGHLQQQATHTREKPKKLAQCGSTLPNRSHYTWGECKKSFSPKGPLIQDQGVHTGSHCFVCHECGKTFRYKSSFLVHQRVHTGEKLHMCGECGKSFRQSSTLNQHRRIHTGTTPYRCSKCGKSLSHQSVLIHPQRGHNGENSYVCSDCAKSFSDGSVFIQHKRVQIGERPYKCSDCVKSFTSSSALSYHRRSHKGERPYECSDCGKSFFSKSVLCYHQRVHSGERPHECSECGKCFIFSSQLRYHQRVHTVERPFECSECGKSFTCTSTLHYHQRGHLEETPYKCSDCAKSFMSSSALSYHQRSHTGERPYECAKCRKFLKDRSQFNQHQRAHTGERPYVCTECGKSFIQRNCLISHQRVHTGERPYKCKECRKSFTSSSSLRYHQSTHTGERPYECSECGKSFTISSVLRYHQRIHSGERPYECNECGKCFIFSSQLHCHQRVHTGEKPYQCNECGKSFKNRWKSIIHQRVHTGERPYVCSVCGKSFTRRNLLTIHLRVHSGERPYVCSVCGKSFTQRNHLTTHLRVHSGERPYECSECGKSFIQRKNLILHQRLHTGERPYECSECGKSFIQRKNLILHQRGHTGERPYECSECGKSFTSSSGFYYHHRVHTGERPYECNECGKSFTSSSGLYYHYRVHSGERPYECSECGKCFTSSSGLHYHQRVHTGERPYECNECGKSFTSSSGLHYHQRVHTGERPYECNECGKSFTSSSGLRYHQRVHTGERPYECRECGKSFTSISGLCYHHRVHSGGGPYE, encoded by the coding sequence ATGGGAGAGAAACCCTTCAGAAGCAGTGTGGACAGGGCCTCATTTGTGAAGAGCTGCAGATTCCATATGTCAGGGAACACTTTTCCTtggggggaggttggggaggaCTTCCTGACAAGCTTTGGACATCTCCAACAACAGGCCACTCACACCAGGGAGAAGCCAAAGAAACTCGCCCAATGCGGGTCCACTTTACCAAACAGAAGTCATTACACCTGGGGAGAGTGCAAGAAATCCTTCAGCCCCAAAGGCCCGCTTATTCAGGACCAGGGTGTCCACACTGGAAGTCATTGTTTTGTGTGCCATGAATGTGGGAAAACGTTCAGGTACAAATCCTCATTTCTTGTGCACCAGAGAGTCCATACAGGAGAAAAGCTTCATATGTGTGGAGAATGTGGCAAATCTTTTAGGCAAAGTTCAACCCTTAATCAACATCGAAGAATTCATACTGGGACAACACCGTACAGATGCAGCAAATGTGGGAAATCCTTAAGCCACCAATCTGTCCTCATTCATCCCCAGAGAGGGCACAATGGAGAAAATAGCTATGTGTGCAGTGATTGTGCAAAATCTTTTAGTGATGGCTCAGTGTTCATTCAACACAAGAGAGTTCAAATTGGAGAGAGGCCTTATAAATGTAGTGACTGTGTGAAATCTTTTACCTCTAGCTCTGCCCTCAGTTATCATAGGAGATCTCACaaaggagaaaggccttatgagtgcagtgatTGTGGGAAATCTTTTTTCTCTAAGTCTGTCCTCTGTTATCATCAAAGAGTTCATTCTGGAGAACGACCTcatgagtgcagtgaatgtgggaagtGTTTTATCTTTAGCTCCCAACTCCGTTAtcatcagagagttcacactgTAGAAAGGCCTTTTGAgtgtagtgaatgtgggaaatcttttacctGTACCTCCACCCTCCACTATCATCAGCGAGGTCACCTTGAAGAAACACCTTATAAGTGTAGTGACTGTGCAAAATCTTTTATGTCTAGCTCTGCCCTCAGTTATCATCAGAGATCTCACacaggagaaaggccttatgagtgcgcTAAATGTAGGAAGTTCTTAAAGGATAGAAGCCAATTCAATCAACACCAGAGAgctcacactggagaaaggccttatgtgTGCACTGAATGTGGAAAATCTTTCATTCAAAGAAATTGCCTCATTTCACACCAGAGAGTTCACACAGGGGAAAGACCTTACAAATGCAAGGAATGTAGGAAGTCTTTTACCTCTAGCTCCAGCCTTCGTTATCATCAGAGTACTCACACAGGAGAAAGaccttatgagtgcagtgaatgtgggaaatcttttacgATAAGTTCTGTCCTCCGTTATCATCAGAGGATTCATagtggagaaaggccttatgagtgcaatgaatgtgggaaatgTTTTATCTTTAGCTCCCAACTGCATTGtcatcagagagttcacactggagaaaagccttaccagtgtaatgaatgtgggaaatcttttaagAATAGATGGAAGTCCATTATACACCAGAgggttcacactggagaaaggccttatgtgTGCAGTGTATGTGGGAAGTCCTTTACCCGAAGAAATCTCCTCACTATACACCTACGAGTTCAttctggagaaaggccttatgtaTGCAGTGTATGTGGGAAATCCTTTACGCAAAGAAATCACCTCACTACACACCTAAGAGTTCAttctggagaaaggccttatgagtgcagtgaatgtgggaaatcctttatCCAAAGAAAGAACCTCATTTTACATCAGAGACTTCACacaggagaaaggccttatgagtgtagtgaatgtgggaaatcttttatcCAGAGAAAGAACCTCATTTTACATCAGAGAGGTCACacaggagaaaggccttatgagtgcagtgaatgtgggaaatcttttactTCTAGTTCAGGCTTCTATTATCATCACAGAGTTCACacaggagaaaggccttatgagtgcaatgaatgtgggaaatcttttactTCCAGCTCAGGCCTGTATTATCATTACAGAGTTCACtcaggagaaaggccttatgagtgcagtgaatgtgggaaatgtTTTACGTCTAGCTCGGGTCTCCATTATCATCAGAGAGTTCACACAGGAGAAAGACCTTATGAGTGCAATGAGTGTGGGAAGTCTTTTACCTCTAGCTCAGGTCTCCATTATCATCAGAGAGTTCACacaggagaaaggccttatgagtgcaatgaatgtgggaaatcttttacctCTAGCTCGGGCCTCCGTTATCATCAGAGAGTTCACacaggagaaaggccttatgaatgccgtgaatgtgggaaatcttttactTCTATCTCGGGCCTCTGTTATCATCACAGAGTTCACTCAGGAGGAGGGCCTTATGAGtaa